The Leishmania major strain Friedlin complete genome, chromosome 31 genome contains a region encoding:
- a CDS encoding tryparedoxin-like protein: MSHLFENAAVELLRKQGTVAAAEALAGKKYVLIYFSAHWCPPCRSFTPKLKAFHEKHHVNHNFEVLFVSSDSSPDEMRTYFSEAHGDWFALLYKDAQTIGRDLAQQHGLFSIPSLLVLENNAERRVVTSYGRDMVLRDPDAQSFPWHNAAAIINAARRSFMKKMAVIVVLAILLLALLIQ; the protein is encoded by the coding sequence ATGTCGCATCTGTTCGAGAATGCGGCagtcgagctgctgcgcaaacAAGGTAcggttgccgccgccgaagcccTCGCTGGCAAAAAGTACGTGCTCATCTACTTCTCCGCCCACTGGTGTCCGCCATGCCGCAGCTTCACGCCAAAGCTAAAGGCATTTCACGAGAAGCACCACGTAAACCACAACTTCGAGGTTTTATTCGTCTCCAGCGACAGTTCACCAGATGAGATGAGGACGTACTTCAGCGAAGCGCACGGAGACTGGTTCGCTTTATTATACAAGGATGCGCAGACGATCGGCCGAGACTTGGCCCAGCAGCATGGGCTCTTTTCGATTCCGTCGCTGCTAGTTTTAGAAAACAACGCCGAGCGACGTGTCGTGACGAGCTATGGTCGCGACATGGTACTGCGTGACCCTGACGCACAAAGCTTTCCGTGGCAtaacgccgccgccatcatcaaCGCGGCCCGACGCTCCTTCATGAAAAAAATGGCGGTCATTGTAGTACTGGCGATCCTCCTGCTGGCTTTGCTTATCCAATAA
- a CDS encoding putative transcription like protein nupm1, giving the protein MHLSATAAALLCVVSAAALGFGIIFALFALMYFGCLRIPDGGVANGNRRWLRERNAPEQLGSSSSGEAAAVERQWKGIPLNSRPPRLTPEQEILREKAMEKYKRRRAREERRRAHQERRSQYQAAREARMASVREGAREGAVSEDEFAGDSSDTSQTTLTSGATTVRTTSTVAYGRSSYLRPPSGDCTVHVDEHDDNDDRRSSRSGGSRSSRGSARSRASQGTVATIKSYLRHRQHQRLRRREEQQQLELFNQWTYAQMVSSSELSSSSKSVSASSQHDGERSATGGGARHRTRTACGSRSCNHAHSGRTASVASSAPRPLEDVLGTDCESYPFLVNVERGNLEGFRVDTQRPSLHQSAPTANTSRCDTVFPGAFTSSKGTTGATSPHVASAEHVEYAGRGESGMHAGEHVDHRQPRRHKRTWKDVEHNVALSGFFNTSTNNNMASVDTASRSHYNDGEAPAPSLSAPEEPVDRSLGLHEPICHE; this is encoded by the coding sequence ATGCATCTCTctgccacagcagccgccctcctctgtgttgtcagcgctgccgccttaGGCTTCGGCATCATTTTTGCTTTGTTTGCGTTGATGTACTTCGGCTGCCTCAGGATCCCAGACGGTGGCGTGGCCAATGGCAACCGCCGCtggctgcgcgagcgcaaTGCCCCCGAGCAGCTGGGCTCGTCCTCCAgtggcgaggcggccgcggtaGAGCGTCAGTGGAAGGGCATTCCGCTGAActcgcggccgccgcgcctgacGCCGGAGCAGGAGATCCTGCGTGAGAAGGCGATGGAGAAGTACAAGCGCCGTCGGGCCCGCGAGGAGCGCCGTCGGGCCCACCAGGAGCGCCGCAGTCAGTACCAAGCTGCCCGCGAGGCACGCATGGCAAGTGTGCGCGAGGGCGCCAGAGAAGGCGCGGTGAGCGAGGACGAGTTTGCCGGCGACTCCTCTGACACCAGTCAAACGACGCTAACGTCTGgggcgacgacggtgcgGACGACGTCGACTGTCGCGTACGGGCGCAGCTCCTATCTCCGGCCCCCCTCAGGTGACTGCACGGTGCATGTAGACGAGCATGATGATAACGATGAccggcgcagctcgcgcagcggaggttcgcgaagcagccgtggctctgcgcgcagccgcgccagccAAGGCACAGTCGCCACCATCAAGTCGTACTTGCgtcaccgccagcaccagcgcctgcgtcgccgcgaggagcagcagcagctggagctgTTTAACCAGTGGACATATGCGCAGATGGTATCCTCCTCGGAGCTGTCGTCTTCCTCAAAGTCTGTCTCTGCGTCGTCACAGCATGACGGGGAGAGAAGCGCGACTGGTGGAGGCGCTCGTCACCGCACCCGAACGGCCTGTGGCAGTCGCAGTTGCAATCATGCGCATTCGGGCCGCACggccagcgtggccagcTCAGCACCTCGTCCTCTGGAGGACGTGCTCGGTACCGACTGCGAGTCGTACCCATTCCTTGTGAACGTCGAGCGCGGCAATCTGGAGGGTTTCAGAGTTGACACGCAGCGCCCATCGCTGCACCAATCTGCGCCCACTGCAAACACTAGCAGGTGCGACACGGTATTCCCCGGTGCGTTTACATCCTCGAAAGGCACGACAGGTGCAACCTCGCCGCACGTGGCGTCGGCGGAGCACGTCGAATATGCCGGCCGTGGTGAATCCGGGATGCACGCTGGCGAGCACGTCGACCatcggcagccgcgccgccacaaGCGCACGTGGAAGGATGTCGAGCACAACGTCGCACTCAGTGGTTTCTTCAATACCTCTACAAATAACAACATGGCCAGCGTAGACACCGCGTCTCGGTCTCACTACAACGATGGAGAGGCGCCAGCCCCATCCTTAAGCGCTCCTGAAGAACCGGTGGACCGCTCCTTGGGCCTCCACGAGCCGATTTGCCATGAGTGA
- a CDS encoding tryparedoxin-like protein produces MEPNFFNNSGLMLLCKDGSAVRAIDVLKDAEYVLMYFSAHWCPPCRTFTPMLKSFYETHHAKKKFEVVFMSSDRSEEEMMSYFRESHGDYYCLPYADARSMARVWGDTYKFKTIPTLLVFENANPRKLIARCGREMVIKDPLGNLFPWPDADAQQPAESFIFDYTRKAAIVLGISVLLYSLISRSL; encoded by the coding sequence ATGGAGCCCAACTTCTTCAACAACTCAGGGCTCATGCTCCTCTGCaaggacggcagcgccgttcGTGCCATCGATGTCTTGAAGGACGCCGAGTACGTGCTTATGTACTTTTCCGCACACTGGTGCCCGCCGTGCCGCACCTTCACTCCGATGCTGAAGAGCTTCTACGAGACCCACCATGCCAAGAAGAAGTTCGAGGTTGTGTTCATGTCATCGGATCGATCTGAGGAGGAGATGATGAGCTACTTTCGTGAGTCGCACGGGGACTACTACTGCCTGCCGTACGCGGATGCCAGGTCGATGGCGCGGGTGTGGGGCGACACATACAAGTTCAAGACAATTCCTACGCTTCTTGTGTTCGAGAACGCAAATCCGCGCAAACTGATTGCGCGGTGCGGCCGGGAAATGGTCATCAAAGACCCGCTCGGAAATCTTTTTCCTTGGCCCGATgcggacgcgcagcagccggctgAGTCATTCATTTTCGACTACACACGTAAGGCAGCCATTGTACTGGGCATCTCGGTACTCCTCTACTCACTGATCAGCCGCAGCTTGTGA
- a CDS encoding putative dihydrouridine synthase (Dus), which translates to MAYNQKQLEAYRQLIAEGKPFRSITCPYCNGRRDATVKHVHPSTKPPSAWGFWNDVLVRKYAAVQSPAARANMEATITDSSAVRGAPRRVAEEGMSHEAAAGALPLDATSGPRMFLVGPMVDQSELPFRMLCRQYGATVAYTPMLHAKSFADGAVYRSHFLSVCPPEEVKAAMQAPLASPSVAAGTHGGGSSMRGGVGAGSEAAVADTALVDRPCIVQFCGNDADTVLRAARFAVLGEQAAAAEQTGSSRGASAAPVYPVHVRVNGLSCSEKAPEHLLYQCDAVDVNLGCPQGIARRGHYGSFLMEDWELIHTIVHTLHVELEVPVTVKIRVFDHPGHAEAAGDNRECATDCSFAAFEENDAVCAAAGTSREPLKEAFDEALTILYARMIRDAGAQMLCIHGRTREMKGQQTGLANMELIRRVRDALGGTIPVISNGNVRTYDDVIAHLQETRCEGHMCAEPLLWDPKLFSNPSQPVMPGRTHGADKATRLSALHTALVYMQWVRHYPVDIGFVKAHLFKMCFHSYELHTSFREELGQLKTSAAKTKKVEKGNGMEGMGAMRLGAALRAGDSAVPSGAVHEEGDDEESAAVAMAAAAASVSASAFKQCVDAIEAHLLALVEAERRCSVDGEQPKSAQTEKVKAKQEIVDVWAEGDNLGIDF; encoded by the coding sequence ATGGCCTATAACCAAAAGCAGCTGGAAGCCTACCGGCAGCTCATTGCAGAGGGCAAGCCCTTCCGCAGCATCACGTGTCCATACTGCAATGGGCGCCGTGACGCCACTGTGAAGCATGTCCACCCCAGCACAAAGCCACCCAGTGCGTGGGGTTTTTGGAATGATGTGCTGGTGCGCAAGTACGCTGCGGTGCAGTCACCGGCGGCTCGCGCAAACATGGAAGCCACCATTACGGACTCCTCGGCGGTTAGAGGAGCTCCGCGGCGTGTCGCCGAAGAAGGGATGAGccacgaggcagcggcaggggcgCTGCCTCTCGACGCCACCAGCGGCCCTCGCATGTTCCTTGTCGGTCCGATGGTCGACCAGAGCGAGCTTCCGTTCCGCATGCTGTGCCGTCAGTACGGTGCCACCGTGGCCTATACGCCGATGCTGCATGCAAAGAGCTTTGCGGATGGCGCCGTGTACCGATCGCACTTCCTCTCCGTGTGCCCGCCAGAAGAGGTAAAAGCAGCCATGCAGGCGCCGCTCGCAAGCCCCTCCGTCGCAGCTGGCAcacacggcggcggcagtagTATGAGGGGAGGTGTAGGGGCTGGTAGCGAGGCTGCCGTAGCCGACACCGCGCTTGTGGATCGGCCGTGCATTGTGCAGTTCTGCGGAAACGACGCAGACACAGTCTTGAGGGCTGCCCGGTTTGCCGTCCTCGGCGAgcaggcagcggctgcggagcagacaggcagcagccgcggtgcTTCTGCGGCTCCTGTGTACCCGGTGCACGTACGCGTCAACGGTCTGTCGTGTTCAGAGAAGGCGCCGGAGCACCTTCTGTATCAGTGCGACGCCGTCGATGTCAACCTCGGGTGTCCGCAAGGCATTGCCCGGCGTGGCCACTACGGCTCCTTCCTCATGGAGGACTGGGAACTGATCCACACCATCGTGCACACCCTCCACGTGGAGTTGGAGGTGCCGGTGACGGTGAAAATACGCGTGTTCGACCACCCTGGGCACGCGGAGGCTGCCGGTGACAACCGCGAGTGTGCCACCGATTGCAGCTTCGCCGCGTTTGAAGAGAATGACGCtgtctgtgctgctgcgggcaCCTCACGGGAGCCGCTGAAGGAAGCCTTCGATGAGGCCCTCACAATCCTCTACGCCCGCATGATTCGCGACGCGGGAGCACAGATGCTCTGCATTCACGGCCGCACACGCGAGATGAAGGGGCAGCAGACCGGGTTGGCGAACATGGAGCTCATCCGCCGTGTGCGCGATGCGCTGGGCGGCACCATCCCTGTCATCTCGAACGGAAACGTGCGCACCTACGACGATGTGATTGCCCACCTGCAGGAGACGAGGTGCGAGGGCCATATGTGcgccgagccgctgctgtgggaCCCGAAGCTATTCAGTAATCCCTCCCAGCCCGTCATGCCGGGACGTACCCACGGTGCCGACAAGGCGACGCGACTCTCAGCGCTTCACACGGCGCTTGTGTACATGCAGTGGGTGCGCCACTACCCGGTCGATATCGGATTTGTAAAGGCGCACCTCTTCAAGATGTGCTTTCACAGCTACGAGCTTCACACAAGCTTTCGTGAGGAGCTAGGTCAGCTAAAGACTAGCGCCGCGAAGACAAAGAAGGTGGAAAAAGGAAATGGCATGGAGGGGATGGGCGCGATGCGATTGGGTGCAGCACTGAGAGCCGGTGACTCGGCTGTACCTAGTGGTGCTGTGCACGAAGAAGGGGATGACGAAGAGAGTGCCGCTGTCGCTatggctgcagcagcggcgtctgtGTCTGCCTCTGCTTTTAAGCAGTGCGTTGACGCGATCGAAGCGCACCTGCTGGCCCTCGTGGAAGCGGAGCGCCGATGCTCAGTGGATGGAGAGCAGCCCAAGTCTGCGCAGACGGAGAAGGTGAAGGCAAAACAGGAAATCGTCGATGTGTGGGCGGAAGGGGATAACCTAGGCATCGACTTCTGA